In Montipora foliosa isolate CH-2021 chromosome 13, ASM3666993v2, whole genome shotgun sequence, one DNA window encodes the following:
- the LOC137984027 gene encoding uncharacterized protein, with protein sequence MIRILVLFNKRRKIVSVQGTDLQDLKAAVFAEFDGILLPQTQVIFQKWDEEFGEYVDFEEDGILKDKDKVQILQDLSMNCFTNTPITEQHCKTLQSPTPSSGSSSASSLSRTLSVDTDMSELSDEEEVRPHKQLKLLEEQPKICIPDGFPTSFQMPEHFGSKVDKALKSGEVDNKIRSCVVRTVSTCVCAVVKKPTPVMSEYLAKKLVQRYPCLRERDPREFLKQAGVKVDDKGKPFKNWDLQLMLMMAFPLSGTSINSNQS encoded by the exons ATGATTCGAATTCTGGTGTTATTCAACAAAAGGCGCAAAATTGTAAGTGTTCAAGGCACAGACTTGCAAGACCTAAAAGCAGCAGTTTTTGCAGAATTTGATGGGATTTTGTTGCCACAAACCCAAGTTATTTTCCAGAAGTGGGATGAGGAGTTTGGTGAATACGTTGACTTTGAAGAAGATGGTATTTTGAAAGACAAGGACAAAGTGCAGATCCTACAGGATTTGTCTATGAACTGCTTCACAAATACACCAATAACAGAA CAGCACTGTAAGACCCTTCAGTCACCAACACCTTCAAGCGGAAGCTCCAGTGCATCATCTCTGTCGAGAACATTGTCAGTGGACACAGACATGTCTGAGTTGAGTGACGAGGAGGAAGTACGGCCACACAAACAACTAAAACTACTTGAAGAACAACCAAAAATTTGCATTCCAGATGGATTTCCAACTTCCTTTCAGATGCCTGAGCATTTTGGTTCTAAAGTTGATAAAGCTCTAAAATCAGGTGAAGTGGACAACAAAATTAGAAGCTGTGTTGTCAGAACAGTGTCAACATGTGTCTGTGCTGTAGTAAAGAAACCAACACCAGTCATGAGCGAGTATTTGGCCAAAAAGTTAGTGCAGAGATATCCTTGCTTGAGAGAAAGAGACCCCAGGGAGTTTTTGAAACAAGCAGGAGTTAAGGTGGATGATAAAGGGAAACCTTTCAAAAATTGG GATCTACAACTGATGTTGATGATGGCCTTTCCACTGAGCGGAACATCAATAAACTCAAATCAGAGTTAA